The following are from one region of the Phycisphaerae bacterium genome:
- a CDS encoding tetratricopeptide repeat protein has translation MDDKSDGKTTPTAGDARPVDRLVGFREGQATARKLFAHALKAETARNYDYAIELYVQGLSYWPDALEEGLKKLWLVATNRVRMGGKPPGFLTSRKYPTGGKDHPKALNNALHLFGLNPNDVSYMEQLLQLAAKAHCDVVAQWIAPILAATYKTGKKMAASHYQTACEAMQFCADLAIEYDNDAGAMEILRSCSAIAQLWAQQYPDSSEPAKAMSDAASKLTIVKGKFAKGDGFSDSLKDGEAQQDLQDREKKVHTIDRHRQLVEASRLEWEANRHVPNKLLNLINLMTREETDDAENEAIKLLTDEHKSSGNYIFKHKADEIRMKQFHRHLAEILNRIKADPANQDHRQAYHEHMVRQSQIETEIFEDRVHHYPTDLKVKFELGLRYFQAKRYDEAIPIFQQSRNDAKLRSQSRLYIGRCFFGKQFYDQAVEVLQRAVDEMEIRSGAIANDLNYWLGRALEASGQAEAAKKVFGTLIQQDYNYRDARVRLEKLVGETKT, from the coding sequence ATGGACGATAAGTCAGATGGCAAGACGACGCCGACCGCGGGCGATGCTCGACCCGTCGACCGTCTGGTCGGCTTTCGAGAGGGGCAGGCGACCGCACGAAAACTCTTTGCGCACGCGCTGAAGGCCGAGACCGCGAGGAACTATGACTACGCGATCGAGCTTTACGTTCAAGGCCTTTCATATTGGCCGGATGCCCTTGAGGAGGGCCTGAAGAAGCTCTGGCTTGTTGCCACCAATCGCGTTCGGATGGGTGGCAAACCTCCCGGCTTTCTCACCTCGCGAAAATACCCGACAGGCGGCAAGGACCACCCCAAGGCGCTCAACAACGCGCTTCACCTGTTCGGGTTGAATCCAAACGATGTCTCTTACATGGAGCAACTGCTCCAACTCGCCGCCAAAGCGCATTGCGACGTCGTCGCACAATGGATCGCCCCGATCCTCGCAGCCACCTACAAGACCGGCAAGAAGATGGCAGCCTCGCATTATCAAACCGCCTGCGAAGCCATGCAATTCTGCGCCGATCTTGCCATTGAATATGACAATGATGCCGGCGCGATGGAAATCCTCCGTTCCTGCTCAGCGATCGCTCAACTCTGGGCTCAGCAGTACCCGGACTCATCTGAGCCGGCCAAGGCAATGAGCGATGCGGCCAGCAAGCTGACGATCGTCAAGGGAAAATTCGCCAAGGGCGATGGATTCTCCGATTCTCTGAAGGACGGTGAAGCCCAGCAGGACCTTCAGGATCGAGAGAAAAAAGTCCACACGATCGATCGGCATCGGCAGTTGGTGGAAGCGTCGCGACTTGAATGGGAGGCGAATCGCCATGTCCCCAACAAGTTGCTGAACCTCATTAATCTCATGACGCGCGAGGAAACCGACGACGCGGAGAATGAAGCCATCAAGCTACTGACAGACGAGCACAAATCATCCGGCAACTACATTTTCAAGCACAAGGCGGATGAAATCCGGATGAAGCAGTTTCATCGGCACCTGGCCGAGATTCTGAATCGTATCAAGGCCGACCCGGCCAATCAGGACCACCGACAAGCGTATCACGAGCACATGGTTCGCCAGTCCCAAATCGAGACGGAGATCTTCGAGGACCGTGTTCACCACTATCCGACCGACCTGAAAGTGAAATTCGAACTCGGCCTGCGATATTTTCAGGCCAAGCGATACGACGAGGCGATTCCAATCTTCCAGCAATCGCGAAACGATGCGAAACTCCGCTCTCAAAGTCGCCTCTACATTGGCCGTTGTTTCTTCGGCAAACAGTTCTACGATCAGGCGGTCGAGGTGCTCCAGCGAGCCGTCGACGAGATGGAGATCCGCTCCGGTGCAATTGCGAACGATCTTAACTACTGGCTGGGACGGGCCTTAGAGGCGTCCGGCCAGGCCGAAGCCGCAAAAAAGGTTTTTGGCACACTCATCCAGCAGGACTACAACTACCGTGACGCGAGGGTCCGTCTAGAGAAGCTTGTCGGCGAGACTAAAACATAG
- the def gene encoding peptide deformylase: MHGIRISSLQIIKHPDPRLRKRSAPVEKFGDELTRLAHRMFQLMHENKGVGLAAPQVGLNLRLFVFNVTGEPGDDTAVVNPRLTDLEGESAAEEGCLSIPDVTVTMSRAERCTLTGHDLEGKPIRLNGVDLAARCWQHECDHLDGKLIIDHMSEADKIANRKAIRKLEEADRKR; this comes from the coding sequence TTGCACGGTATCCGAATCTCATCACTTCAGATCATCAAGCATCCGGACCCACGACTGAGGAAACGCAGCGCGCCGGTCGAAAAATTCGGCGATGAACTGACGCGGTTGGCGCATCGCATGTTTCAGCTCATGCACGAAAACAAGGGTGTCGGCCTGGCCGCGCCGCAAGTCGGCTTGAACTTGCGCCTCTTCGTGTTCAATGTGACGGGTGAACCAGGCGATGACACGGCAGTGGTCAACCCGCGGTTAACGGACCTCGAAGGCGAATCCGCGGCGGAGGAAGGCTGCCTCTCAATACCGGACGTCACCGTGACGATGTCTCGCGCCGAGCGATGCACGCTGACGGGTCATGATCTCGAGGGCAAGCCGATACGCCTGAACGGCGTCGATCTCGCGGCGCGATGCTGGCAGCACGAGTGCGATCATCTCGACGGGAAGCTCATCATCGATCACATGTCCGAGGCGGACAAAATCGCCAATCGCAAGGCCATTCGGAAGCTTGAGGAGGCTGACCGGAAGCGCTAG
- the fmt gene encoding methionyl-tRNA formyltransferase, translated as MRIVFFGSGEFAIPTFDSIRFDGHEIVTVVSQPDRARGRGKEPKPTPLKEVATSEGLPVICPEDVNTPEIVHEIKSHKADLAYVAAFGQKIGPELLTAFPVGIVNLHGSLLPAYRGAAPVQWAVIHGDEFTGVTVFRLVEKMDAGPILMQRRTGIGPDETADELHDRLARIGCDAVRETLKLLESNPAHRGEEQDAARATIARKLRKSDGFIRFDTPTIKLSHAICGLWSWPGAQCRFVSADGKRDELVTLARAVPYEGRTSPAAAPSDCGVITSMMSVQTIDGELAVLEIKPAGGKLMSWQDYVNGRHVQPGDRLVPVDVGC; from the coding sequence ATGCGAATTGTGTTCTTCGGTTCCGGCGAATTTGCCATCCCCACGTTTGACTCGATCCGATTTGACGGACACGAAATCGTGACTGTCGTGTCCCAGCCGGATCGCGCCCGCGGTCGCGGGAAGGAACCGAAGCCGACGCCGCTGAAGGAGGTGGCGACGTCAGAGGGCCTGCCGGTGATTTGCCCCGAGGATGTTAACACACCGGAGATTGTTCATGAAATCAAGTCGCATAAGGCGGATCTGGCCTATGTCGCGGCCTTCGGTCAGAAGATCGGTCCGGAACTCCTGACCGCCTTTCCGGTTGGCATCGTCAATCTTCATGGATCGCTGCTGCCGGCGTATCGAGGGGCCGCGCCCGTACAATGGGCTGTAATTCATGGCGACGAATTCACCGGTGTAACCGTTTTCCGTCTGGTCGAGAAAATGGATGCCGGTCCGATTCTGATGCAGCGGCGGACGGGCATCGGCCCGGACGAAACGGCTGACGAACTCCATGACCGCCTCGCGCGAATCGGATGCGATGCGGTTCGGGAAACGCTCAAGCTGCTTGAATCCAATCCCGCGCATCGCGGCGAGGAGCAGGATGCGGCCAGGGCAACCATCGCGCGCAAGCTGCGCAAGAGCGATGGCTTCATCCGCTTCGACACGCCGACGATCAAGCTTTCTCATGCGATCTGCGGGCTTTGGTCGTGGCCGGGAGCCCAGTGCCGATTCGTGTCCGCAGATGGTAAGCGTGATGAGCTTGTGACCTTGGCTCGGGCGGTGCCGTACGAGGGCCGGACTTCGCCGGCCGCCGCTCCGTCGGATTGCGGCGTCATCACTTCGATGATGAGCGTTCAGACGATCGATGGGGAGCTGGCCGTACTGGAGATCAAGCCTGCTGGCGGCAAGCTCATGTCGTGGCAGGACTATGTCAACGGTCGCCACGTTCAACCGGGAGATCGCCTTGTCCCGGTGGACGTCGGCTGCTGA
- the amrB gene encoding AmmeMemoRadiSam system protein B: protein MMIREAAFAGRFYDDRPDACLASINACLDRGNAMPASDATDDLDRIVGGVVPHAGWIYSGPVTAKVIQELARRPHPQAVVIFGAIHVLHGHIASIFPSGAWETPLGLAGVDERLSDRLLGQTGLLESSPHSHEFEHSIEVEVPFLQHLLPAALVVPIMVPVNDKAVALGRAVGRACRTYGVRAAFLCSTDLTHYGPGFSFTPQGSGPAALQWSKDVSDRRMIDLILEMRSEDAVEESVIHRNACGGGAIGATLAACQAYGATSARLLAHTASHEVSRDLSLASVRDTVGYAGIVFG from the coding sequence ATGATGATTCGTGAGGCTGCATTCGCCGGTCGTTTCTACGACGACCGGCCTGATGCGTGTCTGGCTTCAATCAACGCATGCCTCGATCGCGGAAATGCGATGCCTGCATCCGATGCCACGGACGACTTGGATCGAATTGTCGGGGGAGTTGTGCCGCACGCCGGCTGGATATACAGCGGACCGGTCACGGCAAAAGTGATACAGGAACTGGCCCGCAGGCCCCATCCGCAGGCCGTGGTGATTTTCGGCGCGATTCACGTGCTGCACGGGCACATCGCTTCGATCTTCCCCTCCGGAGCCTGGGAAACGCCTCTGGGTCTGGCGGGGGTGGACGAGCGATTGTCGGATCGTCTTCTGGGTCAGACCGGCCTGCTGGAAAGCAGTCCGCACTCACATGAGTTCGAGCACAGCATCGAAGTCGAGGTTCCATTCCTGCAGCATCTGCTCCCTGCCGCTCTTGTGGTGCCGATCATGGTGCCGGTGAATGACAAAGCCGTGGCACTTGGTCGCGCGGTCGGCAGGGCCTGCCGGACCTACGGCGTCAGGGCGGCGTTTCTGTGCTCAACGGACCTGACGCATTACGGGCCCGGCTTTTCGTTCACGCCTCAGGGCAGCGGCCCGGCGGCATTGCAATGGTCTAAGGACGTGAGCGATCGGCGAATGATCGACTTGATTCTCGAAATGCGATCGGAGGATGCCGTCGAAGAGTCCGTGATCCATCGAAACGCATGCGGTGGGGGTGCCATTGGCGCGACTCTGGCCGCCTGTCAGGCCTACGGAGCGACATCCGCCCGGCTCCTGGCCCACACCGCGAGTCACGAGGTCAGCCGGGACTTATCACTCGCATCGGTCCGCGACACCGTCGGTTACGCCGGAATCGTCTTCGGTTGA
- a CDS encoding formamidopyrimidine-DNA glycosylase produces the protein MPELPDIEAYLAAIGRRIVGQTLKRARIAQPFFLRTAEPPIEAVCDREVARVCRIGKRVVISLNGDHHLVIHLMIAGRFRWGGAGSVLIPRVGLAAFDFPTGTLHVTEAGSKHRASLYVVVGEAALRQHDPGGIEPMSATLDQFMAAVRREHHTLKRTLTDPRIFAGIGNAYSDEIIHAARLSPLRLTGAMSDDEIIRLFNATRDTLAHWTNALTASFIAKFPGAGDVTAFRDGFAVHGRFNQPCRVCETAIQRIRYADNETNYCPACQTQGRILADRSLSRLLRKDWPRTVEELERGGERSGA, from the coding sequence ATGCCGGAATTGCCCGACATCGAAGCTTACCTCGCGGCGATCGGTCGTCGAATCGTGGGCCAAACCCTGAAGCGGGCTCGAATCGCCCAGCCTTTCTTTCTGCGCACTGCGGAGCCGCCGATAGAGGCCGTCTGCGACCGAGAGGTGGCGCGGGTTTGTCGCATTGGAAAGCGGGTGGTGATTTCGTTGAATGGCGATCACCACCTCGTGATTCATCTCATGATTGCCGGACGCTTTCGGTGGGGCGGTGCGGGCTCGGTGTTGATTCCGCGGGTCGGCCTCGCCGCGTTCGATTTCCCGACAGGCACGCTTCATGTGACCGAGGCCGGCAGCAAACATCGCGCGTCGCTTTATGTTGTCGTTGGTGAGGCTGCACTGCGGCAGCATGATCCTGGCGGCATCGAGCCGATGTCCGCCACTCTGGATCAATTCATGGCGGCCGTTCGTCGAGAGCACCATACCCTGAAACGGACTCTCACCGATCCAAGGATTTTCGCGGGAATCGGAAATGCCTATTCTGATGAGATAATTCATGCGGCGAGGCTTTCGCCCTTGAGGCTCACGGGGGCGATGAGCGACGACGAGATAATCCGCCTGTTCAATGCCACCCGGGATACGCTCGCGCATTGGACGAACGCTCTCACAGCCTCATTCATCGCGAAATTCCCCGGCGCGGGTGACGTGACGGCATTCCGCGATGGCTTCGCCGTGCATGGGAGGTTTAATCAACCCTGCCGGGTCTGCGAAACAGCCATTCAGCGGATTCGATATGCCGACAACGAAACGAATTACTGTCCTGCCTGCCAGACTCAGGGCCGCATCCTCGCCGATCGATCTCTCTCCCGACTGCTGCGGAAGGACTGGCCTAGGACAGTTGAGGAATTGGAGCGCGGCGGCGAGCGGTCCGGAGCTTGA
- a CDS encoding isoprenylcysteine carboxylmethyltransferase family protein, which yields MNILSRLRQRLIGFTIPMVMAAILFPIAGRIDLPFFWIAVLAPTPLSFFIGPRVDPELLHERLRPAAGGIDRHLRTLGTPFFLGQLVVAALDVGRYHWSPAMHPALQFAGAAGFVGGLGFAAWAMLVNRFFSPVVRIQSERGHHLIATGPYAIIRHPGYCGTLLAWPSLSFALGSWWSLAALSPLVLLVFRRVVLEDRFLFESLEGYREYAARVRFRLIPGIW from the coding sequence ATGAATATTCTCTCGCGTCTGCGACAACGTCTGATCGGATTCACGATTCCCATGGTCATGGCGGCGATTCTATTTCCCATTGCAGGCCGTATCGACCTGCCCTTCTTCTGGATCGCCGTGCTGGCGCCGACGCCGCTGTCTTTTTTCATCGGGCCGCGCGTTGATCCGGAACTGCTGCACGAACGCCTGCGGCCGGCTGCCGGCGGCATCGACCGGCACCTGCGCACCCTGGGCACGCCTTTTTTCCTTGGGCAACTGGTCGTTGCGGCCCTCGATGTGGGTCGTTATCACTGGTCGCCTGCCATGCATCCGGCACTCCAATTCGCGGGTGCGGCCGGCTTCGTGGGGGGACTGGGTTTTGCAGCATGGGCGATGCTCGTCAACCGATTTTTCTCGCCGGTGGTGCGCATCCAATCCGAGCGCGGCCACCATCTCATCGCGACCGGCCCGTACGCAATCATTCGCCATCCGGGATACTGCGGAACCCTGCTCGCGTGGCCCAGCCTGTCGTTCGCGCTCGGGTCTTGGTGGTCGCTGGCCGCGTTGTCGCCGTTGGTGCTGCTGGTGTTTCGCAGGGTCGTGCTGGAAGATCGATTCCTGTTTGAGAGTCTCGAAGGATATCGCGAGTATGCCGCGCGGGTGCGTTTCCGCCTCATTCCGGGCATTTGGTGA
- a CDS encoding radical SAM protein, giving the protein MDLVRYSKYRGKLPREVLLLRGLPCIWSRCTFCDYIDDNTTDEHLIERVASENLAKVTGEFGRLMVINSGSVQELPLSVRERIRDLLPQRGITEFWTESYWAYRKDYEATRRFFGVETHLFLGVETFDDGLRNGVLNKSMHWASPDEVAAATDSICLLIGFKGQTREIIRRDIDLALTRFKYCIVNLFTHNRVSDGLIDEEIKAWFKDEFAWLDREPHLNVLWSNTDFGVG; this is encoded by the coding sequence ATGGACCTGGTTCGCTATTCGAAGTATCGCGGCAAGCTGCCTCGCGAGGTGCTGCTGCTCCGGGGGCTTCCGTGCATCTGGAGTCGCTGCACGTTCTGTGATTACATTGATGACAACACGACGGACGAACACCTGATCGAGCGTGTCGCCTCCGAGAACCTCGCGAAGGTGACCGGCGAATTCGGCCGACTGATGGTGATTAACAGCGGTTCTGTTCAGGAACTGCCGCTGTCTGTGCGCGAACGCATCCGCGATCTGCTCCCGCAGCGAGGCATCACCGAGTTCTGGACTGAATCCTACTGGGCATATCGCAAGGATTATGAAGCGACACGCCGTTTCTTTGGCGTGGAAACGCACCTTTTTCTCGGGGTCGAAACCTTCGACGACGGGCTGCGAAACGGTGTGCTGAACAAGTCGATGCACTGGGCCTCGCCTGACGAGGTTGCCGCCGCGACCGACTCGATCTGCCTGCTGATCGGCTTCAAAGGGCAGACACGAGAAATTATACGCCGCGACATCGATTTGGCACTAACCCGGTTCAAGTACTGCATTGTGAACCTCTTCACGCACAATCGGGTTAGCGACGGGTTGATCGATGAGGAGATCAAGGCGTGGTTCAAGGACGAGTTTGCCTGGCTCGACCGCGAGCCCCATTTGAATGTGTTGTGGTCAAACACTGATTTCGGCGTGGGTTAG
- a CDS encoding SpoIIE family protein phosphatase: MLQTTATEFILTDFIDAQSLQALQDGFARLTGISTSFRDASGASITEPSEKPAFCRLMRSSASGDAACRSSHVAASDAAKAADRPCQTSCHAGLSQYSAPILLQGRHIGTIIVGDRPRIPLAREALTHLAALHGLPASELSRAASELPIWADEAMASAMEFVSHLAGLIARLAYNAYQLRCRVDDLKAVHEIASKLAGRVALQEILDTATKTLVETMILRAAGIRLLSEETGVLQIASSCNLSEDYLDKKSILADESEIDREVLSGKTVYIRDLRTDPRNQFPEKARNEGLASVLVAPLKSGGKPIGVIRAYMDYVYEFSSFDVALMEAIASQVASAIVNHRLREEAEEAERLDRQVKLAADIQRRMFPKHNPDHPHYEFACIYQPNFDLGGDFYDFIEFPHGEVGVVIADVVGKGVPASLMMASARATLRSAAKRVATPSEAVREVNLRLWEDSVLSEFVTAFFGLLSADGRSIRYCNAGHEPLLLLRHGDVIPLEKGGLVLGLDPDAEYEFAEESLLPEDLLVLVTDGLVEAMSYDGEAYGRERLFSSIRLHGSMAPDMPLELVAKQLLWDVRRYVGLAKLTDDITLVVIRVR; the protein is encoded by the coding sequence ATGCTTCAGACCACTGCCACCGAGTTCATTCTCACGGACTTCATCGATGCACAGAGCCTTCAGGCGCTGCAGGATGGTTTCGCGCGACTCACCGGCATCTCGACGAGCTTTCGCGACGCATCCGGGGCCTCGATTACCGAGCCGTCGGAAAAACCCGCCTTCTGCCGGCTGATGCGATCATCCGCATCCGGAGATGCCGCCTGTCGCTCAAGCCATGTCGCCGCGTCCGATGCCGCAAAAGCCGCGGATCGCCCCTGCCAGACTAGCTGCCACGCGGGACTGTCGCAGTACTCCGCGCCGATTCTGCTTCAAGGCCGCCACATCGGCACCATCATCGTCGGCGATCGACCGCGAATTCCCCTCGCCCGCGAAGCCCTGACACACCTGGCCGCGCTGCATGGCCTGCCTGCGTCCGAATTGTCCCGAGCCGCTTCGGAACTCCCGATCTGGGCCGACGAGGCGATGGCGTCGGCCATGGAATTCGTCAGCCACCTCGCGGGGCTGATCGCTCGTCTGGCCTACAACGCATACCAGCTCCGTTGCCGCGTTGATGATCTGAAGGCGGTTCATGAAATCGCATCGAAGCTCGCTGGACGCGTCGCCCTGCAGGAAATTCTCGACACGGCCACCAAGACACTCGTCGAAACGATGATCCTGAGGGCGGCAGGAATTCGACTATTGAGCGAAGAGACCGGGGTGCTGCAGATCGCATCCTCCTGCAACCTTTCCGAGGATTATCTCGACAAGAAGTCCATTCTGGCGGACGAAAGCGAGATCGACCGCGAAGTGTTGAGCGGAAAGACCGTGTACATTCGCGATCTTCGCACCGATCCGAGAAATCAGTTCCCCGAAAAGGCTCGCAACGAGGGCCTCGCCAGCGTGTTGGTCGCGCCACTCAAGTCGGGCGGAAAGCCGATTGGCGTGATTCGGGCATACATGGACTATGTATACGAGTTTTCGTCGTTCGATGTCGCGCTCATGGAAGCCATTGCGTCACAGGTGGCGTCCGCAATCGTCAACCACCGTCTGCGCGAAGAGGCGGAAGAGGCCGAGCGCCTTGATCGGCAGGTGAAGTTGGCGGCCGATATTCAGCGGCGCATGTTTCCGAAGCATAATCCGGATCACCCGCACTATGAATTCGCATGTATCTATCAGCCGAACTTCGACCTGGGCGGCGACTTCTACGATTTCATCGAATTTCCGCATGGAGAGGTCGGCGTGGTCATCGCCGATGTGGTCGGAAAGGGCGTACCCGCCTCGCTGATGATGGCCAGCGCGCGGGCGACGCTTCGCAGTGCTGCCAAGCGTGTTGCAACTCCCAGTGAGGCGGTGCGAGAGGTCAATCTCCGACTGTGGGAGGATTCGGTGCTCAGCGAGTTTGTCACGGCATTCTTCGGATTGCTCAGTGCGGATGGCCGTAGCATTCGCTATTGCAACGCAGGTCATGAGCCGTTGCTGCTTTTGCGACATGGTGATGTCATCCCGCTTGAGAAAGGTGGACTTGTACTCGGACTTGATCCTGACGCGGAGTACGAATTTGCCGAGGAATCACTGCTTCCTGAAGACTTGCTCGTGCTGGTGACCGACGGCCTCGTCGAGGCCATGAGCTACGACGGTGAGGCCTACGGCCGGGAACGGCTGTTTTCCTCGATTCGCCTGCATGGCAGCATGGCGCCCGATATGCCGCTGGAACTTGTCGCCAAGCAACTGCTCTGGGATGTGCGCCGTTACGTCGGTCTCGCCAAACTGACGGACGACATCACGCTTGTTGTGATTCGGGTTCGTTAG
- a CDS encoding dicarboxylate/amino acid:cation symporter, whose product MKLKLHHQILIAMILGAGVGLPLNIWAGPTTLLKLPADASPALETGPATVQIRALFARPELAKAHLTDNATVVEERAGRRWRIDGADRAYVLRRLGDQFLVQSGGEWPRTVAHYGKRVGDVFLRLLSMIVAPLILCSLVSGVTSSGSLQGLGRMGGRTLGFYFLTSGLAVMTGILLFNLFNPGRHARLDLIEEAAEAPASFIAQGQGLGEIIWNQLFNLIPSNPFAALSDPANTSILGVIFFALLLGIFITVVGGEHGRTLTNIFNAGFEVMMSMTMFIIRLAPVGVLGFMLYAAAGKGLDVFLSLGWYVVTVATGLSIHSLVTMPILLFFLARRSPYRYAQQMSPALLTAFSTASSNGTLPLTMTCVEQRAGISNRISSFVLPLGATINMDGTALYEAAAVLFIGQVTGHELTLAQQAIVAFTALLASVGAAGIPHAGTVMMVVVLSAVNLPLEGVGLILAVDRPLDMLRTSVNVWGDMSACAVISRFEGEVDAAPTASAD is encoded by the coding sequence ATGAAACTCAAACTTCATCATCAAATACTGATCGCAATGATTCTTGGCGCGGGTGTCGGTCTGCCACTCAATATCTGGGCCGGGCCGACGACACTCCTGAAACTCCCGGCTGACGCGTCCCCAGCTCTCGAGACCGGCCCTGCAACTGTCCAGATTCGTGCGCTCTTTGCTCGCCCCGAACTGGCGAAGGCTCATTTGACGGATAACGCAACAGTGGTCGAGGAGCGTGCCGGCCGACGTTGGCGAATCGATGGAGCCGATCGCGCTTATGTCCTTCGGCGTCTGGGCGATCAGTTTCTCGTCCAATCGGGCGGAGAATGGCCGCGCACGGTTGCTCATTACGGTAAGCGGGTCGGCGATGTTTTCCTTCGCCTTCTTTCGATGATCGTCGCGCCACTCATCCTCTGTTCTCTCGTGTCCGGCGTCACGAGCAGCGGCAGCCTGCAGGGACTCGGACGCATGGGTGGACGAACGCTTGGCTTCTATTTTTTGACCAGCGGGCTGGCCGTCATGACGGGAATTCTGCTGTTCAATCTTTTTAACCCCGGTCGGCATGCCCGACTGGATCTGATCGAGGAGGCGGCGGAGGCGCCAGCCAGTTTCATCGCCCAGGGGCAGGGTCTGGGAGAGATTATCTGGAACCAGTTGTTCAATCTGATTCCGTCCAACCCCTTCGCCGCGCTCTCCGATCCGGCTAACACGTCGATTCTCGGAGTCATCTTTTTCGCGCTCCTGCTCGGCATTTTCATCACGGTCGTCGGCGGAGAACACGGCAGAACTCTTACAAATATCTTCAACGCGGGATTCGAAGTCATGATGAGCATGACAATGTTCATCATTCGCCTCGCCCCGGTTGGCGTGCTCGGCTTCATGCTCTACGCAGCGGCCGGCAAGGGACTCGATGTCTTTCTTTCGCTCGGATGGTATGTCGTGACCGTGGCAACAGGACTCTCAATCCATAGCCTCGTCACCATGCCGATCCTCCTCTTTTTCCTCGCGCGACGGTCTCCGTATCGTTATGCCCAGCAGATGTCCCCGGCGCTTCTGACCGCCTTCTCGACGGCCAGCAGCAACGGAACGCTGCCCCTCACGATGACATGTGTCGAGCAGCGCGCGGGCATAAGCAACCGAATCAGCTCATTCGTGCTGCCGCTCGGCGCGACGATCAACATGGACGGAACGGCGCTCTACGAAGCGGCCGCGGTACTCTTCATTGGACAGGTGACTGGACACGAATTGACCCTGGCCCAGCAGGCCATCGTCGCGTTCACGGCACTCCTCGCAAGCGTTGGAGCGGCAGGCATTCCTCACGCCGGAACGGTGATGATGGTTGTGGTGCTTTCGGCGGTGAATCTGCCCTTGGAGGGCGTGGGTCTGATCCTCGCGGTCGATCGACCGTTGGACATGCTTCGGACCTCGGTGAATGTCTGGGGTGATATGTCGGCGTGTGCGGTGATCTCGCGATTCGAAGGTGAAGTGGATGCCGCGCCTACGGCATCAGCGGATTGA
- a CDS encoding DUF502 domain-containing protein, with product MKPTVAEKRAKDSSRPKASVGPRSFRGRIATGVVLIIPLAVTAILLRYVYQLALSFGATMLNWIAQLTAWVSGVESKESAKINLEDPTFPQTAVAVSLTILLLYVLGWLGSNVVGRRIIEAFESLLVRIPLVDTIYGSMKRMVQALSGVGKEEKQKRVVLVNFPHENMKTIAFMTNTLTDTETGRRYATVYVPTTPNPTGGYMEIVPIDQITQTDWSMEEALSIVLSGGATVPSTVRMQPGPGLLNSAQKGTSLKGEVSPVPPES from the coding sequence ATGAAGCCGACCGTCGCTGAAAAACGAGCCAAGGACTCCTCAAGACCCAAGGCATCTGTCGGTCCGCGCTCGTTTAGGGGCCGAATTGCGACAGGCGTCGTGCTGATCATTCCCCTCGCGGTCACGGCGATCCTGCTTCGTTACGTCTATCAACTGGCCCTGTCTTTCGGTGCGACCATGCTCAATTGGATCGCACAGCTCACGGCTTGGGTCAGCGGTGTTGAGTCGAAGGAATCCGCGAAGATCAATCTCGAAGACCCGACTTTTCCGCAAACGGCAGTCGCGGTCAGCCTAACGATCCTGCTGCTTTATGTGCTCGGCTGGCTCGGCTCGAACGTTGTCGGCCGCCGGATTATTGAGGCCTTTGAGAGCCTGCTCGTCCGGATTCCGCTCGTGGACACGATCTACGGTTCGATGAAGCGAATGGTGCAGGCGCTTTCCGGTGTCGGCAAGGAGGAAAAGCAAAAACGGGTTGTGCTCGTCAATTTTCCGCATGAGAACATGAAGACCATCGCATTCATGACCAATACGCTCACCGACACTGAAACGGGCCGCCGCTACGCCACCGTCTATGTGCCGACGACGCCGAATCCGACCGGAGGATACATGGAGATCGTGCCAATCGATCAGATCACCCAGACGGACTGGTCGATGGAGGAGGCCCTTTCAATCGTCTTGTCGGGAGGAGCGACGGTGCCGTCGACCGTCCGCATGCAGCCGGGGCCTGGATTGCTCAATTCCGCTCAGAAAGGCACATCTCTGAAAGGTGAAGTGTCGCCGGTGCCGCCCGAATCCTGA